DNA sequence from the Vicinamibacterales bacterium genome:
CGACCGTCGATCCACTGGTCGCGATGATCGGCAGCGAGCGGCCGACGCTGGCGCGGCCGACCGGCGGGTTCCGGCCCGGACCGGTGTCGTCGCCGCGGCGCGCGGAAGGGCGTTCGACGAATCTGCAGATCGAGGCCGAAGTGGCTCGCCGGCTCGAGCGCGCGCGCCTGACGAACTCGGCGGAGGATCTCCGGGCCGCAGGCGTTGCGCAGCTCGTGGCGCGCGACACCGCGGGCGCCGTGCAGTCGCTCGAAGCGGCGTCCCGCGGCAGTGGCGCGACGCCGCAGGTCTGGGCGGATCTCGGGGCGGCGCTGATGACGCGGTTCATCGAGCGCGGCGATCCGGACGATGCGACGCGAGCCCTCGCGGCGCTCGACGCGGCGCTCGCGCGGAACGCCTCGCTCGCCGAAGCCCGGTTCAACAAGGCGGTCCTGCTGGAGCACCTGCAGCGGCGCGACCAGGCGCTGTCCGCCTGGGGCAGATATCTCGAGCTGTCCGACGGCCAGGGGTGGCGGGACGAGGCGATCCGGCGGCGCGATGCCCTCCAGCGGCAGTAGCCCCAATCCGCGGCGAACGGCGGCAATCGCCGGCGCGGCGTCAGCCGTTCTCGGCATCGCCGCCGGCACCGGCATCTGGCTGGCCGCCAGCATGCCCGCCTCTCCGCCGCATCGCCTGTCCACCGCGGCGAGCGGCGGCCGCCGTGTAGATGGACGGCTCACCGGCGGTTTTTCCTACGCCCCGTTGTCTCGCACGCCCGCCGGCGGAGCCGATG
Encoded proteins:
- a CDS encoding zf-HC2 domain-containing protein, whose product is MKMPACMDVATIAAFVDGTLDAPSRSRVVAHLATCADCSELVAEVVRTDGELSSAPRSDAGPRRDAAAPAKVLWMRRRGLAAMGGVLAVAASIAFLLLNRATVDPLVAMIGSERPTLARPTGGFRPGPVSSPRRAEGRSTNLQIEAEVARRLERARLTNSAEDLRAAGVAQLVARDTAGAVQSLEAASRGSGATPQVWADLGAALMTRFIERGDPDDATRALAALDAALARNASLAEARFNKAVLLEHLQRRDQALSAWGRYLELSDGQGWRDEAIRRRDALQRQ